Below is a genomic region from Brassica oleracea var. oleracea cultivar TO1000 chromosome C9, BOL, whole genome shotgun sequence.
AAGTGGTTGGGACGAATACGGTATATCCTATGCAAGACCTACTGCAAATGTCCAGATACAAAACGTTTACCTCCAAGCAGCTTCTGGTTCCTCCATTTCCTTTGGAAGTGAAATGTCTGGTGGCATATCTGACGTCATGGTCCGAGATGCTCACATACGCAACTCGGTATCCGGAGTTGCCTTTAGAACAACAAAAGGAAGAGGAGGTTACATGAAAGAGATTGATGTTTCAAACATCAACATGGTCAACGTTGGTACTGCGTTTCTAGCAAATGGTAGCTTTGGAACTCACCCGGACTCTGGTTTCGATGCAAATGCTTACCCGCTAGTGAGTCACATCATGTTACATGACATTGTTGGAGAGAACATAAGTATAGCAGGAGAGTTTTTTGGAACTAAAGAGTCTCCTTTCACCTCGGTTTTGCTATCGAATATCTCTCTGTCAATGAGCTCGGATTCTCCTGATGATGATGATTCTTGGCGATGCTCGTATGTGGAGGGTTCTTCAGAATCAGTGGTTCCTGAACCGTGCTTTGAGCTGAAGAGTTTTGAAAGTTCATACGGCAGAGCTGTGGCCTTATGAGAACCAAAACTCATGTCTCCATGATTCATATTTGTTTTGTTGAAGTTAGCAGAAAGGTCAGATTCTTTTTTCCTAAAATAAACCCCATTGTTGATGTTATTTGCAGATTGTGAGATTCATATATCTTGTACAGGTTCATTTGTTCATTCATATGTAACCGAAAAAAAGTTTTGTTCAGCGGATATTCTTCATATGGCTTAAAAAAATATTTCAGTCATCACTTTCTTGTGTTCTTACACAAAGATTATTTTTTTTTAGGCCAAGAGGTTGTTTGAGGGATGTATTCAATCTAATATTTTGAATTTGGAGTAATTTGAATTTTAATGAATTTCATTTGTTTATTCATGTGTAACCTAAAAGAGTTTTGTTCAGTGGATATTCTTCATATGGCCTTAAGAGAAGATCTTTCATCATCAGTTTCTTTTGTGTCCTTTCAGAATTCTGTTCGAGGCTGTATTAATCTAATATTTAGAATTCTGATTGATTATAATAAGTTTTAGATGATTTTAGTGATATAAAAAAATATTGTGATTTTAGTTAAAAAATTCTTTTAAACAATTATTTATAATGGTATTATAAATTATTAAAAATACTATATAGATAATTTGCAGTTTTATACTTTGCCACCCTACATCATTAATTCACATATACTAAAGATTTTCCCAGGACTATACCGAATATTTTTTCCATATATATTAATTTAATTTAGATTATTTTATATTTTGTATTTGAGTATATATATTTTATGTCTATGCTATATAAATTATTAGACAAATTTGTAGTTTTTTTATTGTTTTTGATGACTACAATTTTGAAATTATTAAAATTCAATATCAGAAAATAATTATAAGCTCGTAAGCATGTTGAATAATTTTTGTTTTATTAAAACTTATTTAAAAAAATTCAATTATTCTTTTTCTCTTTTATTTGAGTTTTTATGAAAATATAGCTAATATGCAGAGATAAATATATGGACTTTTATATGACTTTATTTATACAACTAGATATCCGTCCGTGCGTTGCAACGAGTTTTGTTTGATGTTTTAATTTACTAAAAAAAAATAAAAATAAGAAATAATTTTATTGTACTTTTGGGATTGTGTTTGCATATGTTGTGTGAGACTTATTTTATAGAACTCGTTTTTACACATAAGTTACAATTAATATTTGTATTTTTATAATCATTGTGCATACGTGAATTGTTATCAACTTTGTATTTAGGGGTAGAAAAAAATACCCATACCTATAAATTTAAACCGAACCCAACCCGAATTAAGAATTGGAAAGACAAAAAAATTGAAAGTTAAATAAGACCAGTTGAATCAATGACAACTTTATAAAGAAATTTATGTACTAATTTAATATTTTATTAAACTTATCTGATGTTTAATAATTTTTTTAATTCATTATTTCTTAATGATATATTCCATAATAACATTTTAATTAAAAATTGAAGTAGAAAAATATTACATAGTAAAAACAAAAAAATGTAATAAGATGACGAAGGATCTTGATTTGTTTTTGACAAAACACATATAAAGATCACTTACGGTGACAATAATAATAATTTATTTCTTATCACCAAAAATGAAAATATATATGACACATGTCTTTGATTTTTCTTACGATCAAACATGTGTCTGATTTTCGTATGACCAAACACATATAAATACCAATTATGACAACATCTTAATTTTTTTTTTCTTAATTAAATAGTTTTAACATCATACTTGTTAACAATTTTGTAAAAATTATAATTAAATAATTTGAAAAAAAATTGTTAAGATTTTTTTAAAAAAGGCTCCTTTGTATTTAAAATTAAAAAATAAATCAAATACTCGATTACATTTTGTGTTTAGGATTTTCGAAAAGGAAGATTACTATCATATAACCTTTTACAATTATCTTCGGTTTAGAATTTCAGAAAATTAAATTGTTATCAAATTATTATTTCTAGTTACTATTAAATAATTTTAAATTATTATTTTACAATTTTTATCAATACTATTTTTACACTTCTTTTGTTAATTAAATAATTTTTGGTATCATGATCATCATCAAATTCTCTCTTAAAACACATTACCAAATAAATTTATGCAATTTCATTTTGGTTAGGACTTAAAAATATGATTAAAATCTCTTGTTTATGATTATTGAATATAAAAAAACTATTAAATACTTTTACAGTTTTTTTAAGAGTTTTAGAAAAGGAAATTAATATTGCATAATCTTTTACAAATTTATTTTGTCTAGGATTTAGAAAAATAAAATTACTACCAAATAAATATTTAGTTAATATTAACTATTTTAAAAAGTTGCTATTTTCATAATTCATTTTTTTTTTAAATATCACTAATATTTTAACATTTTTTCTTTGTTAACTAAATCATTTTAGTATCATGTTTTTTCATTAAATTTTAAAAATGAGAATTACTATTAAATAAAATTTTACATTTCTCTTTTGTCAGGATTTAAAAAAAACTTATTTGGTTAAGATTAATAAAGGAAAAAAATATTTTACAAATATCTTTTATTTAGGATTTTAGGAAAAACATATTATTTTCAATGGCAGGTTTTTACTTACACATTAACAATGTAATTTGTTTTTATTGGTATATGTCACAATCATATCAGGTGAAATATTTGAAGTTGTTTTTAGTTTATATATTTTTAAGCACACATTATCTATTAAAATGGAAAGTTAGTTATTTATAATAAAATAATATTACTTTTACAATTTTATTTTATTTAGACTTTTTAAAAAGGAAACTTACTTATTTTATAATTAATTTTTATTTAATATTTTTATTGAACAATATCTTGTATCTAAAGGATACTATAATTCACTTTTAAAGATATTTATACAACTAATTTATTTTAATATAAATTCTGTTTAATTTATTATATATTTTTACTTATACGTACATACACATATTCATTATATTCACACATACTCATATACGACAAAACATCTTAATTGAAAAAAATATGTTAGCATCATCAGATGTAATAATGACAATAAAAAGATAAGTATAAAAAAATTAAAATAAAATACCCATGTAATAATTTTCTTGTAAATACTATTTTGTTGGAAAATTATCAAAAATACCACATTCATAGTAACCACATTTCATGTTTATACTAACCACTTTTACCTTTACTTTTAATGAATGATAAAAGACATTTATAACCATAGAGTTAACTTATCTAGACTTATGGTTTAGAGTTGAGGGGTGATGTAAGGTTTTTGGAATGTGAAATTAGGATTCTAATAAATATATAAATAAATACTTAAAAAATTTAAAAATAGTTTCAAACATAATTATTGATTTCCAAAAAGAAATTTTGAAAAAAACAATTTCGGGAAAAACAAATTCAATAAAAAAATTATAAAAAAGTTCGAATTTAAAAAAGTATAATTTGTTATTTTTTTATTTATTTAAATAATTATTTATTATATATATAGAGAATGAACAAGCATATAAGAGTCTTTTGTCACTTAATGAATGATATATTTTTGAAAATGTTTATTTAGTGGTGGTAAAGATGAATAATGGTACCATAAAAATGGTAAATATAAATTTTCTCTATTTTGTTTTGTGAAAATAATACGAGGAAGCTTAAACCTAATTAATATAATTGTGAAATATTTGTAACTATTTTTGGTTTATAATTTTTTTAACATACAATTATCTAAGGAAAGTTAGTTATTTATAATAAGTTTTCGATTTATTGTAAAAAATATTTTCTAAATTCAAATATTGCTCAGCTATCTCTCTCCAACTGTTTTTCTTACCCACATCTCCACCAAGATCACTGGTTTTATCACCAATCGCCAGATACCTTTTTGCATAATGTATATTTGTCTTCTTACTGATCTACTTGAGAAAAAACAAACTTTCTGTACTACTCAAATCTACAAATCAAGTGTTGGTATTCAACGTTTCTCTTCTTCGAGGCAAAAAATAACAACTTATTTTCTTATTTTTCTTATTCAATCTATATTTTATCTCACTCTTTTTATACTCTGTATATGAAGACTATCTCGCTCACATACAAGGTCTGCCGTCAGAAAACTCAGGATTGTATCTCTTTTCTTCAAATCCGAAAATCTCAAATACAGAAGGCAAAATGAAATATATAAATTTTTTTGTAAGGTACATTTTGCATCCAACAAAAAAAAGGGGAAGAAACTAAAGACAAACTTGCTTTAACAAGAATATCTTGGGCCGATAGATAATCAAGCAAAATAAAATTTCAAACTACATACAAAACTAAACGAAAGAGCGTTCTCTGCAACAAACGGGGTACAAGAGAAGAACCACACATAATCTAAAACCAAGTGATATACTTAGTTCTTCTCTGATTCTCTTTTTTCTATGTTACTCTTTAAGAACTCTATTTTGTTTTTGTAACTTTTACATGCTTGAAGAAATACCTATCATTCTACTGGCGGAAATGATGTGAGGCATCTTTGCTTCCATATGTACATCCTCTTTTCAAAAAATCATAATAATTGTTTAAATGCTTCAATTTTTTTTGTTTGGCTGTAGCCATTTCTAATTTGAGATTCTAGGTATCCAGTTCCAAAATATGCAATCTTTACTTTGATAAAACAAACGTAAATACATTACGGGTTTATGAGAAAATCATTTAGAGAAGCAAACCAAATTTTATCCGTGCGTATGCAGGGGCTAATACTAGTTTGCATCTAAAACTTAAAATCTCGTTACATCCAGATTGCTGTAAAGCCCATTAACGTTTATTTGCCCATACATATTATCCCTTCAAAATCCATCTTAAGTTGGGCTGTAAAAATATTTAAAATAAAACGTTTTATTTTTAAAGAATACTTTTAATATTTTAGTTACTTTAATATATACTACTGGTTAGTTAAAAATAAATAGAAGTAAAAAAAAAGTTTTCACGATAAAAAAATATTAAATATGTGACCTGTAATGTATGTATGGTCCACCAAAAACTTTAGTTTAGTCTCAAATCTCATCAATCATTAACTAAAGACTCGGAATTCATATAATAAATACACTTGTTGTCTTGTCTTTGTTATATATATAAATATGACGTCAGGAAAAACACTGTCGTATCGTAGCCCCAAAATTGTCTCTGATCTGATTCCTTTTTTAAAATCGTTCTTTTAGGGTTCCTTCCCAGATTTTGATTTTAACCGGAATAGTCACTTTCCTCCGGCGATTGAGAGGCTAATTCATCCTCCGGGGAGGTTAATTAAGATGGAGGTAATCACTCATCCAACACCTCGAACTGTCGATGAGGTCTTTACTGACTTAAGAGGTCGACGAGCTGGTCTTATCAAGGCTCTCACCACCGGTGAGCTTTGTCCTCTCTTAGTTTATGTCTGCTTTGTCCGATTCGGGCATGTTTTGATTTCTCCGACAAGCCTGTACAAGGATGATGAGCTTGTGCAAATTTGCAGATTTGGGCTTTGCGGAAAACAATAAAAATTTAATTTTTTTGGTGGAGTTTCTTGTCGTTTACTGAGATTTGTGTTTGTTGTTGTTAATGCAGATATGGTGAAGTTTTACCAAACGTGTGATCCTGGTGAGTTTTTTTCTTCAAACATTACTAACTAAGTCCTGCTTTTGTTTCTGGTGTTCTAGTTTTGTCCACTGTCTAGTGGACTATGTTATGTCTCAAGTGCGCATTATAGAGTATCTATGGTTTCTAGATTTCATGTAATTACAATGTCCCTTGATTGTTATTTATCGTTTTCGCTAGTTCAGTTCTCCCCAGTTATGAGTACAAGTTTTCACGAGCTTTATCTTATTTTAATTGTTTCTTAAAAGTTTAGTTTTCTTTTTTCATTGTGACTGGCTTAGTATGTTTTTTTTTTTTATAGTTTTCTCCTGTGTTGAAGCTTTATCTTTATATTATCTTCTTTCTTGAATTTTCTGTCTATCTCATAGTGAAGTGTTGATTTATTTTGAATGCGAGTGTGTACATGTTTGCAGCTAAGATTAAGTTGTTGATCTCTGTTTGGTTTGTTTGTTTATGCAGAGAAAGAGAACTTGTGCCTCTATGGACTTCCTAATGAGACATGGGAGGTTAATCTTCCCGTCGAGGAAGTTCCTCCTGAGCTTCCTGAACCTGCTTTAGGCATCAATTTCGCTAGAGACGGGATGCAAGAAAAGGACTGGGTGTCTCTGGTCGCTGTTCACAGTGATTCCTGGCTGCTTTCTGTTGCCTTCTACTTTGGTGCACGTTTTGGGTTTGGTAAGAATGAGAGGTAATGTTCCTTCTTCTCAGCTCAGTAGTGTTGCATCCTCAAATGTGATATTCTTGGTTCTCATGTGTGGTGATAAGTTCATAATGATCATTCTAGCAACCTCGTGTTGTCTTGGAGCTTTATTTTAACATTGTCTCATTGAATTTTTTTACATCTTGTGACCTTGTTCAATGGCTCTGTTCTAAACACCTTTTTGCTGTTGAAACTTGAAAGTGGTTTTCTGTTCATATATTTTGCTTGATGAGACAGCTGTGAAGCCACAAATGTTATGAATCCCTCCGTTGTATTAAGATATATATAATGATTCTGTTCAGTTGATGTGATATGTGCCTCTAATTCTGATTAGTTATTTCTTGTATTAGTTTAGTGCAGGATCATTGTAATTAACACTAGGCATTGTAGCTGTGTTTACAGCTCAGCAACAATCATTCAATCCGTTAGGTTAGGTTAGATCTAACAGGTTAAAAAGGAAATGGAGGCATACTGAGTCTGTGACTTTGGACTTGTTTAGGGTATTGGTTAGACATTGTGTCGTTAATCAAAGTCTTCGAATATTATTTCTTTTGGTTGTTTGAATGAAATAACTTTTACTAGTAATCCCCTGCCTCTAAGCTTTACCCGACGAATTGATCAGGAAGAAGCTCTTCCAGATGATAAACGAGCTCCCAACCATTTTCGAGATTGTAACGGGCAATGCAAAGCAATCCAAGGATCTATCTGGTAACAACAACACCAGTAGCAAAAGCAAATCCAACGGCTTGAAGGTATGTTCTCTTTATCTATTTTCTTACTCCTCATCTTTGTAATTCTTCTCAAACAGTCTCTCTAATCTGAATCTCTTACAAAAGGTACCAAAGATGTCATCTCCACCGCCTAAAGAAGAAGATGAGAGTGAGGACGAGGATGAAGACGATGAACAAGGTGCGGTGTGTGGCGCCTGTGGAGACAGTGACGGTACAGATGAGTTCTGGATCTGCTGTGACGCCTGCGAGAAGTGGTTCCATGGGAAATGTGTGAAGATAACACCTGCTAAGGCAGAACACATCAAGCACTACAAATGCCCAAGCTGCAGTAACAAGAGAGCCAGGCCTTGATGTAAAAGAATTAGGAAGAAGGTGTGAAAGAAGGAGAAAGAAGTTTCCAGTTTATTGAACGAGGGTTTTAGAAGATGTAAGAAGGTTTTTAAAAATACGCTTTATGTTTAAAATTGCTTAGTCTTTGTTTATGGATTGAGACTATTTACAATTTGAGTGATGTCTTTCTTTGTTTTTCTTTGGATTATTTGTTGTTGTTGTTAATGTCAATGCACTACTGATTTGGCCTGCTTAAGTCTGTTTACTAGACTCCTTAAATCTGCTTAAGGTTGTTTACTGTTAAGTTCAATATTAACCAACCGGATCTTGGACTCGCATGATAATGCTAGGTTTGAGAAACATCCCGACAGATAGTCTTTGAATGGTAAACATTATATTCTCTTCATTTTAAAAAGATTCATGTTCTACGAAAAAAATATATTTTAATTTTTCAATGTATTATTTAATGAAAAATTGTAAATTTCAAAAAAGTTAATAGTGTTTATTGGATTTATATTAGTTAAAAGTTATGAAAAATTGGTATTCACAGCAAACAATGCATTTACGATCAAATTTTAATGTGTTTTCTTAATATATGTAAAAAGTCTCAAATATGTATCTTTTTGAAACGAGGAAGTATATGTTATATTTTAGAATTTTCACACATTAAAAAAATATACTAAATAATAATAATAAATATATTTTTTCTGATTAATCATTTTTCATAATTTTTAGCAAATCAAAATATAATAAACACGATTGTTTTTTTAAAGCGTATAATTTACTATTATTACTTAATAAAAATATATTAAAAATGTAAAAACAAATATCTTTGAAACAATTTTTTTTTTCTAAACATGAATCCTCTTAAACGAAAGAAATACTATTTTAATTTGGTAAAAATATGTAACTAAAAATGATTTTTTTAAAATAATGTTCAATTTTGACTTGGATTTGAGAAATTGTTGTTAGTCAGGCTTTGAAAAGTTAAAAGTTAGCAATATAACTAATAAAATATAAATTTTAGGGTACTATCTATTTAAATCAACTTTTTAATATTTATGTTTTGAAAGAGGTATGTTTTAGAAAAAAAATGTACGTTTTAGGTCAAATATAAGACCAATTGGGTTACTTTCCTAAAGTCATTACACATTGGGCTCGATTGATAGAAGTTTATAGTTGTAGATCTTTAGCTTAAAAATCTAAATTGTAGATTTTGTGATTGTATTTGTAGATTTTATTCCCGTAGATTTGTTTCAAAAGTTTTTAAAACACTGTAGAAAATATGTGTTAATTAAATTAGTTGTGAAAAAGATATTTTTGGGTCCTTATTTTTAGTGTTATTTAGTACTTTTTGGGTCAATATGCCACTTGGCTTGCTTTACTAAATCAATACAGATAATATTCAACTAATATAACTTTTTTTCCTTTTTACATGTCATATGCCACCTTTTATATGCTTCCTCTTTTTTTGCAACATTCAACTACATATTATATGCTCCCTTATTTAGGTCACAAGTTCACAATAATATAAAAAGCAAACTAGGCTAAACATTTTCAATTCCATCACAACACAAAGATGATTAAGATCATGAAGCTCTTTGCACTAACAATGGTAGTTACACTGCTTCTTCTTGCATCTGGTCTTGCCCAAGCTAGGACCGAGCCTATTCAAACCGACTCTAATCCAATCCATATACCACCCTCCTTCCCAACCGAGCCATTTCCTCCTCCAAAACCAAACCAGGATGAAAAGATATCAGTGGAGCAGTTCCCAATCCCAATTCCAAAAAATTGTCCGCCGGGCTTCCCTGGATGCCCACCAGCAAGTTCTTAAAATTATACAAAATACATGAAAACATAAACACATGTTTTGTATTTAATATTATGCTTTTCTGTCATGAATTTATATTATAATAAATTATATGTTTTCTTTCATTTTTCCTTAAATTTTAAGCGTTCAGATTTTAGTATGACCATGAATTAGAACATTCTTGTATACAAACAAACACAGTAAAACTGACATAACACCCTTTCAAATAAACCTTATACTTACGAAGGTTTATAGATTCACCCCAGATAAAATACTTTTATTCAATAAAACCCCTACCCCGATTTAAACTCAGTTTCCAGAGTGAGCTAGCTTTTACTCTAAAGATAGAGAGATGAAATAAGAAATGACGATTTCTACATTACTCTCAAATCTCAATCTCTGCTTTCACTCTATCTCCCTCATCCACCAAAACAGATCTCCTGACTCCAATACCCACTAGGCCTTTCTCATCTTCCATCTCTCCAGGAGGATTGAATCAAAACAGTTTCATACAGAGTCAAAGCTACAGTCACGCCGTGAATTCGCCACCCGTTGCTCTTCTCCAGGTGGGTTTCTCCGAGAAGAAGAAGAAAACGAAATCATCCAGCTTCCTCCGTCTATTGGGTTAAAATTCGCGATATGCGTTGTGTTCTGGACCACTTTCTCTTTGCTCTGGTTTGCTAGGTCCGGCGATGCCAAAGCCGCCGTTGACTCCATCAAATCATCCACCTTTGGTCTCAGAATCGCCGCTGCTCTCCGCCGGTTTGGTTGGCGAGACGAAGCTGTGGTCTTTGCTTTAGCCACGCTTCCGGTTATCGAGCTCCGTGGTGCTATACCAGTTGGTTATTGGATGCAGCTTAAACTGACGGTTCTCACTTTCTTCTCTGTTCTTGGGTTAGTCTCATAAACCTTGAACAAAACTAGTTGGATACATCTTGTTATTGTTGTCGATTTGGTTTCAGACATTGGTCCTAACGATAATATAATGGGCAACTTTTCTGTTGTTTAAGTTAAATGAGATTTGGAGATATTATTATATGTTATGTTCAATCTATATTCATATGATTTGATTATATGAGGAAAAAGATGTGACATTGATTTTTTTTTTGTAGCAATATGGTTCCGGTTCCATTTATCATACTTTACCTCAAAAAGTTAGCGTCTTTCTTGGCGGGTAAGAGCAAAACAGCTTCTAAATTACTTGAAATCTTGTTCAAAAGAGCTAAAGAGAAGGCTGGACCTGTGGAAGAGTTCCAGTGGTTAGGACTAATGCTCTTTGTAGCCGTTCCGTTCCCTGGAACCGGTGCTTGGACAGGAGCTATCATAGCATCGATCCTAGACATGCCCTTCTGGTCTGCTGTTTCGTCTAATTTCTGTGGGGTTGTGTTAGCGGGGCTGCTTGTGAACTTGCTGGTGAATCTTGGTTTGAGAGAAGCTATTGTGGCTGGTGGTGCTCTCTTCTTTGTGTCTACGTTTATGTGGAGTGTTATGAGGAGGATTAGGAAGTCTGTAAGACCAACTTTGCCTTGAATTGGTCTTTGATGCTGAGCAAGAACAGAGTTCTTCACATATTGCTTCTTGTTCCTTCTCACTGTTAGTGTTGTGACGGATGTGAGAAGATAGAGATTAACACAGAGATTTAACGTGGTTCATCCCTAACGGCAGATCAGATCTACTTACGGAGATCTGTCTACAAGAAGATCAGATCTAGTTTCTCTACGGCTGCTAACTAGGTTTAGAGGAGACACAAAATATATATAGTTGTGTTCCGGAAAACCCTAGCACTAGTAAGCCTCAAAAGACTAAGGCCCAACAAATTCAAGGCATTATTCAACAAATCTCCACTTTGACTTGAATCCTGCATAATCAGATGTACCATAATGCACTTCTTCGTGCTCAGAATACAGATGTACCAGACTCTCTCTTTGCTTAGATGTTCCGTCGAACTCAAATATCAGATGTCCCGTCGGACCAGATGCTCATCAGAGCCAGATGCCCTCACTTGGGCCAGATGCTCTCTTCGAGCCAGATGCCNNNNNNNNNNNNNNNNNNNNNNNNNNNNNNNNNNNNNNNNNNNNNNNNNNNNNNNNNNNNNNNNNNNNNNNNNNNNNNNNNNNNNNNNNNNNNNNNNNNNNNNNNNNNNNNNNNNNNNNNNNNNCCTACCTTCTTCACTTCAATCCTCTTCTCATCTCTCAGAAAATGGTACCTTACATCGATATGCTTGGTTCTCTCATGATGAGCCTGATCATTGGCTAAGTAGATAACACTTAAGCTATCACAAAACACAGTAGCCTGATCATGATGAAGACCAAGATCACTGACTAATCCTCTCAATCATATTGCCTCCTTAGCAGCTTCTGTCAATGCCATATACTCTGCCTCAGTTGTAGACAAAGTCACTGTTGACTGCAAAGGCGCCTTCCAGCTCACAACAGAACCACCCAAAGTAAATACGTAACCAGTCATAAATCTCCTGATGTCCACATCTCCTGCATAATCCGAATCAGAATACCTAGTAACCAGTCTCGGATTCTTGTCTCCATAGACAAGACCAATATCAGATGTACCCTTAAGGTACCGGAAAATCCTCTTCACAGCGATCCAATGCTCTTTTCGCGGCTGAACCATGAACCTACTCACAACCCTGACTGCGTGTGCAAGATTTGGTCTTGTACAAACCATAGCATACATCAAACTTCCTACAGCATTAGCATAAGGAACACGTGACATATAATCGATTTCCCTTTCAGACATTTCATCACTCATGGTAGGATGAAAATTTGCAGCACATGGAGTATCGATAGGCTTAACATTAAGCATCCCGANNNNNNNNNNNNNNNNNNNNNNNNNNNNNNNNNNNNNNNNNNNNNNNNNNNNNNNNNNNNNNNNNNNNNNNNNNNNNNNNNNNNNNNNNNNNNNNNNNNNNNNNNNNNNNNNNNNNNNNNNNNNNNNNNNNNNNNNNNNNNNNNNNNNNNNNNNNNNNNNNNNNNNNNNNNNNNNNNNNNNNNNNNNNNNNNNNNNNNNNNNNNNNNNNNNNNNNNNNNNNNNNNNNNNNNNNNNNNNNNNNNNNNNNNNNNNNNNNNNNNNNNNNNNNNNNNNNNNNNNNNNNNNNNNNNNNNNNNNNNNNNNNNNNNNNNNNNNNNNNNNNNNNNATCTTTCATCTCAAACTCAGAACTCAGTAGTTCTTTCAGCTTATGAAC
It encodes:
- the LOC106313060 gene encoding PHD finger protein ALFIN-LIKE 6 isoform X1 — its product is MEVITHPTPRTVDEVFTDLRGRRAGLIKALTTDMVKFYQTCDPEKENLCLYGLPNETWEVNLPVEEVPPELPEPALGINFARDGMQEKDWVSLVAVHSDSWLLSVAFYFGARFGFGKNERKKLFQMINELPTIFEIVTGNAKQSKDLSGNNNTSSKSKSNGLKVPKMSSPPPKEEDESEDEDEDDEQGAVCGACGDSDGTDEFWICCDACEKWFHGKCVKITPAKAEHIKHYKCPSCSNKRARP
- the LOC106313060 gene encoding PHD finger protein ALFIN-LIKE 6 isoform X2; translated protein: MVKFYQTCDPEKENLCLYGLPNETWEVNLPVEEVPPELPEPALGINFARDGMQEKDWVSLVAVHSDSWLLSVAFYFGARFGFGKNERKKLFQMINELPTIFEIVTGNAKQSKDLSGNNNTSSKSKSNGLKVPKMSSPPPKEEDESEDEDEDDEQGAVCGACGDSDGTDEFWICCDACEKWFHGKCVKITPAKAEHIKHYKCPSCSNKRARP
- the LOC106314563 gene encoding uncharacterized protein LOC106314563, which gives rise to MIKIMKLFALTMVVTLLLLASGLAQARTEPIQTDSNPIHIPPSFPTEPFPPPKPNQDEKISVEQFPIPIPKNCPPGFPGCPPASS